TGGCGAAACGATCGCCGTCGCACCGTTCTATGTCTGGCGGCGAGACACTGCCGGTGGGCAGTCGACATGTGGCCTGGATCACACGGGCGTGAGCCTCTGGCCTCGCCGGTGTCCAACTAAGTACTCGCGACACGCCCCGTCCGGGGCGCCATGTCCGAGCACGCAGCCGAGAGGGGACTCGCGATGAGCATCGGTGACAAGGCCAAGAACAAGGCCAAGAACAAGGCCCAGGAGCTGGCAGGCAAGGCCAAGAAGAAGGCCGGGAAGGCAAGCGACGACGAGCAACTACGGGCCGAGGGGCAAGCCGACCAGGCCAAGGGAGACCTGAAGCAGGCCGGCGAGAACGTGAAGGGCGCGTTCGACAAGTAGTTCATCGGGCAGGCAAATGACATACGACTGCGGGCGTAGCCGCCCGCATCGAAGGAGCAGATATCTGTGAGTACTGAGGACACGGACCGTTTGGCAGGGGCGGACAAGAAGCCTCGGGTGGACCGCCCCGCGGGTGGTGCCCCGGCCCGGCTCGGCGGAGTGAGCAGCGCAGAGTTGGTCACCGGGCAGGGGCGGACCGCGATCGCCGACGTGGTGGTGCAGAAGATCGCCGGGATCGCCGCGAGCGACGTCGCCGGCGTCCACAACCTAGGTGGCGGCACGGCCCGGGCCATGGGTGCCCTGCGGGAGCGGATTCCCGGCGCAGCGCGGAGCAGCGGCCAGGGCGTATCGGTGGAGGTCGGTGAACGGCAGACCGCCGTCGACCTGGCCCTCGTCGTCGAGTATGGCGTCTCCATCCCCGACCTCGCGCAGTCGATCCGCCGGAACGTCATCACCTCGATAGAGCGGATGACGGGGCTGGAGGTCACCGAGGTCAACATCGATGTCGACGACGTACACCTCCCGGACGACAACGACGACGGGTCCAACGAGTCGCGGGTCCAGTGAGCACCCGGCACCGGACTGATCGGGTTCTGTCCGGTAGCGAGGTGGATGTCGACCTGGTGGCGGCCGCGGCCGCGGGATGCCCCGCGGTCGCCGCCCTGTCAGCCGGGATGTTCGGAGAGGTCGCCACCTACCTCCCCGGCCGAAAGGTCAGCGGGATCCGGGTCACCGACGCCGACGTCGAAATCCACATCGTCGCCCACCGCGGACACCCGCTCCACCACGTCGCCGCTCATCTCGGTGCGCTGACCCGGCCACTCATCGGTGACCGCCGGCTGACCGTTGCGGTCGACGACCTCGACGTCGACCTCCCCAGCGGCAACCGCGCCGACCGGTCAATTGCGTCGCGCTCAGGAAGCGAGCAGCCATGAACCTCACCGCAACCCACTTTGGCTTCATATTCGGCATCGCATTGGGGCTGGCCGGCGCGTTCGGCGGCTTCGCCGCATTCATCATCGTGCTGATCATGGGCATCGTCGGACTCGTCGCCGGACGCGCAATCGACGACGGAGGCGACCCGGCCGGCCTGCTCGGCCGGCTGAATCGGCATGACCGTGAGCGGCTGTGAGGACGCAACCACTGGCTGTCCCGGAACGACGTGGCCGCACCAGCGTCGCCGCCCGGGTTGTGGAGAAAATTGCCGCCCAGGCCGTCGACGAGATCGGCGAGGCGAGTGGCGTTCCCCGCCGCCTGCTCGGTGTTCGGCTCGGACACGATGACGGACAGGGCAGGGCGCAGGCCGCCGCCGAAATCGACGGCGACATCGCCATCGTGTCGGTGCGGATGTCGGTCACCTACCCGAATCCGATCCGGCGCACCGCCGACGCTGCCCGAAGCCGTGTCATCGTCCGGGTCGGCGAGCTGACCGGCCTGCAGGTCAAACAGGTGGACGTCGACATCGCCCGGCTCATCCCCCCAACTGGACACCAGAGGGTGCGCTGATGCCCGCCCTTCCCCGCCGCCGCCGTACGCTGCCAGCCATCGTCGTGGCCGCCGTCGGTGCCGCCGTCGGCGCAACCGTGGTGATCGACGTGATCGCCGTCGCGACCATCCGCCGCTCGCTGATCTGGCCGTACGAACAAATAGGCGAGCTTCTGCGGGAGAACACCTGGGACACCACCGTCGTACTAATGATCTCCGCTGGAGTCGCGTTGATCGGCATGCTTCTGCTGATCGCCGCAGCCGCACCGGGCCGGCAGAAGCTGCAGGCGCTGACCACCGGCGACCCCGACGTCGTCGCCGGAGCCACGCGGCGAAGCCTGAGCCGCACACTCACCGAAGCCGCACGCGTCGACGGCATCGCCAAGGCCCACGTGGACGTGGGCCGGCGGCGGGTCAAGGTCACGGCCACCAGCTACCTGCGGGATCCGACCGGGCAACGCGAGGCCGTCACCACCGCGGTCACCGCCCGCCTGGACCAGCTCGCCCCGATCCGACCCCGCACCGTGCACACCAAACTTCATCGACGGAAGGCGTGATGACCACCGCCCGCACCGGCCGCGGCAACCGCTACGGCCTCGCCTTCGTCGGCCTCCTGCTCGCCGCTGGTGGAGCCGCCTCGTTGACCGTCGGCCTCGGTGTCTTCGGCACCGGCCGTGCACATGCCGCGCTATTCACCCCAGCAGAGTCGCGCTACGTGGACGGGAGCGGTTGGTTCTGGCCCGTCGTCGCTGCGGCCGCTGCCGTCGTCGGACTCGCCTGCCTGCGCTGGCTCCTCGTCCAGTCCCGCCGCGACCGGGTCGGCACACTTCACCTGGAAGCCGACCACAGGCGCGGCACAACCCGCGTCGGCGCGCACATCGCCACCGACGCTCTCGAGACCGAGATCGGCTCATACCCCGGAGTCACCTACGCCCGCGGCAGGCTCACCGGCAGCACCGACGCCCTCGAACTCGTCCTGACCATCGGCGTCGAAGAACGCGCCGACCTCGCCGGCCTGCGTACGAAGATCAACACCGAGGCGGTGGCCCACCTTCGCGAAGCGTTGGGAGAGCAGCACCTACCCACCCGGCTCGCCCTCCGCCTCGACACCACCAGCGCCAGGCGACACCTCACTTGATCATCCCGCCACATGCCTCGGGCGGGACGGAAACGAAGCCGGAACGGAGGACCAAAACCCGACAAGCCGCGTCAAGAGGCTGCCCGAACCGGAGGGGCCATGACCGAGCGAACGGCACGCCACCGCATGCTCTGCGCCGCGCACGGGCCGCCCACTCCAGCCTCGGTAGGACTTGGCGCGCGCCCCGCCGCCGGATGCCCTCTACCGTTGTGGGTCGGATCTGCCGACCCGGCGACGGCCGCAGCGCCGGCCCGCTTGATCACGCCTGCGGTTCATGACAAGGAGACCAGCCCGTGCCCGATCCGGTGCGAAACAAGCCCGTCGGGGCGTCGCGCGCTGGTGCCGGCCCTTGACCCGATGAGCTCGCCAAGTCAACCGCCCGCCGGCGAGCCCCCGACGGCTACCCCACGCCGTGCGCCCGGTCCCACATTCACATCCGATCCGGCTGCCGACGCCTGGCTCGTCGGCAAGGCACGCAACGGCGACACCGCCGCCTACGAGGCGCTGGTGCGCCGCCACCGCGTCCGGGTCTACCGGATCGCGCTCCGCATGCTCGGCAACCACGAAGACGCCG
The window above is part of the Mycobacteriales bacterium genome. Proteins encoded here:
- a CDS encoding DUF6286 domain-containing protein, whose product is MPALPRRRRTLPAIVVAAVGAAVGATVVIDVIAVATIRRSLIWPYEQIGELLRENTWDTTVVLMISAGVALIGMLLLIAAAAPGRQKLQALTTGDPDVVAGATRRSLSRTLTEAARVDGIAKAHVDVGRRRVKVTATSYLRDPTGQREAVTTAVTARLDQLAPIRPRTVHTKLHRRKA
- a CDS encoding CsbD family protein — translated: MSIGDKAKNKAKNKAQELAGKAKKKAGKASDDEQLRAEGQADQAKGDLKQAGENVKGAFDK
- a CDS encoding Asp23/Gls24 family envelope stress response protein, with protein sequence MSSAELVTGQGRTAIADVVVQKIAGIAASDVAGVHNLGGGTARAMGALRERIPGAARSSGQGVSVEVGERQTAVDLALVVEYGVSIPDLAQSIRRNVITSIERMTGLEVTEVNIDVDDVHLPDDNDDGSNESRVQ
- a CDS encoding Asp23/Gls24 family envelope stress response protein, translating into MDVDLVAAAAAGCPAVAALSAGMFGEVATYLPGRKVSGIRVTDADVEIHIVAHRGHPLHHVAAHLGALTRPLIGDRRLTVAVDDLDVDLPSGNRADRSIASRSGSEQP
- a CDS encoding Asp23/Gls24 family envelope stress response protein; the encoded protein is MRTQPLAVPERRGRTSVAARVVEKIAAQAVDEIGEASGVPRRLLGVRLGHDDGQGRAQAAAEIDGDIAIVSVRMSVTYPNPIRRTADAARSRVIVRVGELTGLQVKQVDVDIARLIPPTGHQRVR